Proteins encoded together in one Thermomonospora curvata DSM 43183 window:
- a CDS encoding CBS domain-containing protein gives MRIRDILRTKGSSVATVEPTATVRELLAKLAELNIGAVVVSPDGATIAGIVSERDVVRRLHERGAALLDAPVSDIMTAEVRTCAPEAAVDELRKTMTEHRIRHVPVVSGGRMVGLVSIGDVVKSAIDELETEREHLVGYLHG, from the coding sequence ATGCGGATTCGCGACATCTTGCGCACCAAGGGGAGCTCGGTGGCCACGGTGGAACCCACCGCCACCGTCCGGGAACTGCTGGCCAAGCTGGCCGAGCTCAACATCGGCGCCGTGGTGGTCTCCCCGGACGGGGCCACCATCGCCGGGATCGTCTCCGAACGGGACGTGGTCCGCCGGCTGCACGAGCGGGGCGCCGCCCTGCTGGACGCCCCCGTCAGCGACATCATGACCGCCGAGGTGCGCACCTGCGCCCCGGAGGCGGCCGTGGACGAGCTGCGCAAGACCATGACCGAGCACCGGATCCGGCATGTGCCGGTGGTCAGCGGCGGGCGCATGGTCGGGCTGGTGAGCATCGGCGACGTCGTCAAAAGCGCCATCGACGAACTGGAGACCGAACGCGAGCACCTGGTCGGCTACCTGCACGGCTGA
- a CDS encoding PLP-dependent aminotransferase family protein: MSARYISGPQLARLLGEPPRERPRYVALARAVRELVLSGGLPPRMRLPAERDLAAALGVSRTTVTAAYDRLRAEGYVESRQGAGSWTALPAADRPAPHRAVGRLGPLGSADERPDEDLIDLGCAAPAAPSCLAEAAAEAMAELPRHSTGHGYEPTGLAVLREAIAARYTELGAPTRPDQIVVTTGAQQAISLLAHVLVTPGDAVLIERPTYPHALEALRRCGGRLVPVGVGEGWDLELVAASMRQAAARLAYLIPDFQNPTGHLLDDAGRAALVAAARSADALLIVDESFSELSLDPAAPRPRPVAAHDTGGRVISIGSASKLMWGGLRIGWIRAGAPLVRRLIAARASVDLASPVLEQLVAWRLLERIEQVRAERAQELTRSRDALAGALRELLPEWEFTLPRGGMSLWVRLEAPVATPVAERAWRHGVRVVPGPVFGVDGVLEDCLRLPYVLPPQTLRTAVERLAGAHARTQTSPLARPLPAYV; encoded by the coding sequence ATGAGTGCGCGGTACATCAGCGGTCCGCAGCTCGCCCGGCTGCTGGGCGAGCCGCCGCGGGAGCGTCCCCGCTATGTCGCCCTGGCCCGGGCGGTGCGTGAACTGGTGCTCAGCGGAGGGCTGCCGCCGCGGATGCGGCTGCCGGCCGAGCGGGACCTGGCCGCCGCGCTCGGGGTCAGCCGGACCACGGTGACCGCCGCCTACGACCGGCTGCGCGCCGAGGGCTATGTGGAGAGCCGGCAGGGGGCGGGAAGCTGGACCGCGCTGCCGGCGGCGGACCGGCCGGCGCCGCACCGGGCCGTGGGCCGCCTGGGGCCGCTGGGCTCGGCCGACGAACGCCCCGACGAGGACCTCATCGACCTGGGCTGCGCCGCGCCCGCCGCCCCGTCCTGCCTGGCGGAGGCGGCGGCCGAGGCCATGGCCGAGCTGCCGCGCCACAGCACCGGCCACGGCTATGAGCCCACCGGGCTGGCGGTGCTGCGCGAGGCCATCGCCGCCCGCTACACCGAGCTGGGCGCCCCCACCCGCCCCGACCAGATCGTGGTGACCACCGGGGCCCAGCAGGCGATCTCGCTGCTGGCGCACGTGCTGGTGACGCCGGGCGACGCCGTGCTGATCGAACGCCCCACCTACCCGCACGCGCTGGAGGCCCTCCGGCGCTGCGGGGGACGGCTGGTGCCGGTGGGGGTCGGCGAGGGGTGGGATCTGGAGCTGGTGGCGGCGAGCATGCGGCAGGCCGCGGCCAGGCTGGCCTACCTGATCCCCGACTTCCAGAACCCCACCGGTCATCTGCTGGACGACGCCGGGCGGGCCGCGCTGGTGGCGGCCGCCCGCAGCGCCGACGCGCTGCTCATCGTCGATGAGTCCTTCAGCGAGCTGTCACTGGATCCGGCGGCGCCCCGGCCGCGTCCGGTGGCCGCCCACGACACCGGCGGCCGGGTGATCAGCATCGGCTCGGCCTCCAAGCTGATGTGGGGCGGCCTGCGCATCGGCTGGATCCGGGCCGGCGCCCCGCTGGTGCGCCGGCTGATCGCCGCCCGCGCGTCGGTCGACCTGGCCAGCCCGGTGCTGGAGCAGCTGGTCGCCTGGCGGCTGCTGGAGCGCATCGAGCAGGTGCGGGCGGAGCGGGCGCAGGAGCTGACGCGCAGCCGCGACGCCCTGGCCGGGGCGCTGCGCGAGCTGCTGCCGGAGTGGGAGTTCACCCTGCCGCGCGGCGGGATGAGCCTGTGGGTGCGGCTGGAGGCCCCGGTGGCGACGCCGGTGGCCGAGCGGGCCTGGCGGCACGGGGTGCGGGTGGTGCCGGGACCGGTCTTCGGAGTGGACGGGGTGCTGGAGGACTGCCTGCGCCTGCCGTATGTGCTGCCCCCGCAGACCCTGCGCACGGCCGTGGAGCGGCTGGCCGGCGCCCATGCCCGGACGCAGACCTCTCCCCTGGCGCGTCCGCTGCCGGCCTACGTCTAG
- a CDS encoding YczE/YyaS/YitT family protein, producing the protein MALLIRRLIQLYIGLAFYGLGIALQVASGLGNDPWDVFHQGLSRRLGLSIGAWIIIVGALVMLLWIPLRQRPGLGTLSNALFVGLFTDLFSALLPDPRSLAMRWAYLVTAIVVGGFATGCYIGAGLGPGPRDGLMTGLAARGHSIRVVRTAIEVTVLGAGWLLGGTVGVGTLLYAVAIGPLAHVFIPALQIEGRAGGGEGRPRPSRAGEPHLPPLDDLQRKGVGQEGA; encoded by the coding sequence ATGGCCTTGCTGATTCGCCGGCTGATCCAGCTCTACATCGGATTGGCCTTCTATGGTCTTGGAATCGCCCTGCAGGTGGCCTCGGGCCTGGGCAACGACCCGTGGGACGTGTTCCACCAGGGGCTGTCCCGGCGGCTGGGGCTGTCCATCGGCGCCTGGATCATCATCGTCGGCGCCCTGGTGATGCTGCTGTGGATCCCGCTGCGGCAGCGGCCCGGCCTGGGCACCCTCAGCAACGCGCTCTTCGTGGGGCTGTTCACCGACCTGTTTTCGGCCCTGCTGCCCGACCCCCGCTCCCTCGCGATGCGGTGGGCGTACCTGGTCACGGCGATCGTCGTCGGCGGTTTCGCCACCGGCTGCTACATCGGCGCCGGGCTCGGCCCCGGCCCGCGGGACGGCCTGATGACCGGGCTGGCGGCGCGCGGCCATTCCATCCGGGTGGTCCGCACCGCCATCGAGGTGACGGTGCTGGGCGCGGGCTGGCTGCTGGGCGGCACGGTGGGCGTCGGCACGCTGCTGTATGCGGTCGCCATCGGCCCGCTGGCGCACGTCTTCATCCCGGCGCTGCAGATCGAAGGGCGCGCCGGGGGAGGGGAGGGGCGGCCCCGGCCGTCCCGGGCCGGCGAGCCGCACCTCCCCCCACTAGATGATCTACAACGTAAAGGCGTCGGTCAGGAGGGCGCCTGA
- a CDS encoding alpha/beta fold hydrolase: protein MGEQVARSRVRSRSGAQAVELAVYRQGDPGRPVVVLVHGYPDTHAVWDGVAARLAERFHIVRYDVRGAGASSHPAGTAWYALEHLVADLRAVLEEAAPGGPVHLVGHDWGSIQAWEAVCTMPERFASFTSISGPCLDHVGHWLRSRLARPSPRNLRMAAEQAVRSWYISWFQVPVLPEALWRAGLAQPLRRILRRGAGPLRHGNRPSGTSAADAVAGLGLYRANVRARLRDPRERRTDVPTQVIVPMRDVFVSPYLVGGLRAWAPNLTLRRIEAAHWVPRTHPSVIARWVSEHIARVEDGAETPRRGQAPS, encoded by the coding sequence TTGGGTGAGCAGGTCGCCCGGAGCCGGGTGCGCTCCCGTTCCGGCGCGCAGGCGGTGGAGCTGGCGGTGTACCGGCAGGGCGACCCCGGCCGGCCGGTGGTGGTGCTGGTGCACGGCTACCCCGACACGCACGCCGTGTGGGACGGGGTCGCCGCCCGCCTCGCCGAGCGTTTCCACATCGTCCGCTACGACGTGCGCGGCGCCGGGGCCTCCTCGCATCCGGCCGGGACGGCCTGGTATGCGCTGGAGCACCTGGTGGCGGATCTGCGCGCGGTGCTGGAGGAGGCCGCGCCCGGCGGGCCGGTGCACCTGGTGGGTCACGACTGGGGCTCCATCCAGGCGTGGGAGGCGGTGTGCACCATGCCGGAGCGTTTCGCCTCCTTCACCTCGATCTCCGGCCCCTGCCTGGACCACGTGGGGCACTGGCTGCGCAGCCGGCTGGCCCGTCCCTCCCCCCGCAATCTGCGCATGGCCGCCGAGCAGGCGGTGCGCTCGTGGTACATCTCCTGGTTCCAGGTGCCGGTGCTGCCGGAGGCGCTGTGGCGGGCGGGCCTGGCTCAGCCGCTGCGCCGCATCCTGCGCCGGGGCGCAGGGCCGCTGCGGCACGGCAACCGCCCCTCGGGGACCTCGGCCGCCGATGCGGTGGCCGGGCTGGGCCTGTACCGGGCCAACGTGCGGGCCCGGCTGCGCGACCCGCGGGAGCGGCGCACGGACGTGCCCACCCAGGTGATCGTGCCGATGCGGGACGTGTTCGTCTCCCCCTACCTGGTGGGCGGGCTGCGCGCGTGGGCGCCGAATTTGACGCTGCGGCGGATCGAGGCCGCGCACTGGGTGCCGCGCACCCACCCTTCGGTGATCGCCCGCTGGGTGAGCGAGCACATCGCCCGGGTGGAGGACGGGGCGGAGACGCCCCGGCGGGGTCAGGCGCCCTCCTGA
- a CDS encoding metal-dependent hydrolase: protein MTSPLGAEGAVPQIDERHPPIKTRRVSFDWENTPLHWIPGDPVATHMINSFHVVLPEGEKWFINCVKAAMPYITDERLRQEIKGFIGQEMVHSRSHQGVIDKLLLANGIDATVVTKPAAQGNAEWPAKMEALKKRHPRLYKQRLLFELGAVAAIEHYTAVLGQWVMDNDKLDAAGVDPTMLDLLRWHGAEEVEHRSVVFDVYRHLGGKYPMRVASWLVALFFLYWALIGGTLLFLKQDPTVKGKVTLWRVYRSYRRSVRRGLVPGIFKLLLGEAPVYLRPSHHPSKVCSTQKALEYLMRSPAARAAGYNPY, encoded by the coding sequence ATGACCAGCCCGTTGGGAGCCGAGGGAGCCGTGCCGCAGATCGACGAACGGCATCCTCCGATCAAGACCCGGCGGGTCTCGTTCGATTGGGAGAACACCCCGCTGCACTGGATCCCGGGCGACCCGGTGGCCACCCACATGATCAACTCCTTCCATGTGGTGCTGCCCGAGGGCGAGAAGTGGTTCATCAACTGCGTCAAGGCCGCCATGCCCTACATCACCGACGAGCGGCTGCGCCAGGAGATCAAGGGCTTCATCGGCCAGGAGATGGTGCACTCCCGCTCGCACCAGGGAGTGATCGACAAGCTTCTGCTGGCCAACGGCATCGACGCCACCGTGGTCACCAAGCCGGCCGCCCAGGGCAACGCCGAGTGGCCCGCCAAGATGGAGGCGCTCAAAAAGCGCCACCCGCGGCTGTACAAGCAGCGGCTGCTGTTCGAGCTCGGCGCGGTGGCGGCCATCGAGCACTACACCGCGGTGCTCGGCCAGTGGGTGATGGACAACGACAAGCTGGACGCGGCCGGGGTGGACCCGACCATGCTGGACCTGCTGCGCTGGCACGGCGCCGAGGAGGTCGAGCACCGTTCGGTGGTGTTCGACGTCTACCGGCACCTGGGCGGCAAGTACCCGATGCGGGTCGCCTCCTGGCTGGTGGCGCTGTTCTTCCTGTACTGGGCGCTGATCGGCGGGACGCTGCTGTTCCTCAAGCAGGACCCCACCGTCAAGGGCAAGGTGACGCTGTGGCGGGTCTACCGCTCCTACCGGCGCTCGGTGCGCCGGGGCCTGGTCCCGGGGATCTTCAAGCTGCTGCTCGGTGAGGCCCCGGTCTACCTGCGGCCCTCGCACCACCCGTCCAAGGTGTGCTCCACCCAGAAGGCGCTGGAGTACCTGATGCGTTCCCCGGCCGCCCGCGCCGCCGGCTACAACCCGTACTAG